Proteins encoded together in one Carya illinoinensis cultivar Pawnee chromosome 3, C.illinoinensisPawnee_v1, whole genome shotgun sequence window:
- the LOC122303959 gene encoding desmethylxanthohumol 6'-O-methyltransferase-like — translation MELTTMEAMIQGEAKLWENIFAFTNSMALRYALELGIVDIIHSHGGPITLSQIAAGIDSPSLNIENLARLMRLLVRKDIFTTHHQQSDSGEITVYGLTPHTSRWLMQGSEFSLVPFIMMQTHPELMTSWLFLSKCVKEGGTAFSQVHGCEIIDFAQKNPKFNKMFNDAMACTAKLEAEGILWGYRDGFSSINGSLVDVGGGTGEMAAKIMKAHPHVKAINFDLPHVITTAPMHQGVSHVEGNIFGAIPNADAILLKRVLHGFSDEDCIKILKNCAKKIPKKTGKIIIVEHVLEPNGNGPFDETGLVMDLLMMILTSSGKERTELDWKKLLKEGGFSHHKIIKIPAFLSIIEAHPA, via the exons ATGGAGCTCACAACTATGGAGGCAATGATACAAGGCGAAGCAAAGCTTTGGGAAAACATATTTGCCTTTACGAACTCCATGGCACTGAGATATGCCTTGGAGCTCGGCATTGTTGACATCATACACTCCCATGGTGGCCCAATCACTCTATCCCAAATAGCTGCTGGTATAGACTCTCCCTCTCTAAACATCGAGAACCTAGCACGCTTAATGAGATTGCTAGTGCGCAAAGATATCTTCACCACTCATCATCAGCAATCAGACTCTGGGGAGATCACTGTCTATGGTTTGACACCTCACACATCAAGATGGCTCATGCAAGGCTCCGAATTTAGCCTGGTTCCATTCATAATGATGCAAACCCATCCAGAGTTAATGACTTCATGGCTTTTCCTTAGCAAATGTGTCAAGGAAGGTGGCACTGCTTTTAGCCAGGTCCATGGTTGTGAGATAATAGACTTTGCCCAAAAGAACCCTAAATTCAATAAAATGTTCAACGATGCAATGGCATGCACGGCCAAGCTTGAGGCAGAGGGCATCTTATGGGGATACAGAGATGGGTTTAGTTCCATTAATGGCTCGTTGGTGGATGTGGGAGGTGGGACTGGTGAGATGGCGGCTAAGATTATGAAAGCACACCCACACGTCAAAGCCATCAACTTCGATCTGCCTCATGTTATCACAACAGCACCAATGCACCAAGGGGTCTCCCATGTCGAGGGTAACATTTTTGGGGCCATTCCTAATGCCGATGCAATTCTATTAAAG AGAGTACTCCATGGTTTTAGCGATGAAGATTGCATCAAGATCTTGAAAAACTGTGCAAAGAAAATACCAAAGAAGACTGGGAAGATTATTATTGTGGAACATGTTCTAGAGCCCAACGGAAATGGACCATTTGATGAGACAGGCTTAGTAATGGATTTGTTAATGATGATTCTCACCTCGAGTGGAAAGGAGAGGACAGAGTTGGATTGGAAGAAACTGCTCAAAGAAGGAGGCTTTTCCCACCACAAGATCATCAAGATTCCTGCTTTTCTATCAATTATAGAGGCCCACCCAGCATGA